A part of Polynucleobacter sp. MG-Unter2-18 genomic DNA contains:
- the tuf gene encoding elongation factor Tu translates to MAKEKFERTKPHVNVGTIGHVDHGKTTLTAAIATVLSKAFGGEAKAYDQIDAAPEEKARGITINTAHVEYETANRHYAHVDCPGHADYVKNMITGAAQMDGAILVCSAADGPMPQTREHILLARQVGVPYIIVFLNKCDMVDDAELLELVEMEVRELLSKYDFPGDDTPIVQGSAKLALEGDEGPLGKEAIMKLADALDTYIPTPERAVDGAFLMPVEDVFSISGRGTVVTGRIERGIVKVGEEIEIIGIKPTLKTTCTGVEMFRKLLDQGQAGDNVGILLRGTKREEVERGQVLAKPGSITPHTHFTAEVYILGKDEGGRHTPFFNNYRPQFYFRTTDVTGSIELPKDKEMVMPGDNVTITVKLIAPIAMEEGLRFAIREGGRTVGAGVVAKILA, encoded by the coding sequence ATGGCAAAAGAAAAGTTTGAGCGGACAAAACCGCACGTAAACGTTGGCACTATTGGTCACGTTGACCACGGTAAAACCACATTGACAGCAGCAATTGCAACCGTGCTTTCAAAAGCATTCGGTGGCGAAGCAAAAGCATACGATCAGATCGATGCTGCTCCAGAAGAAAAAGCACGTGGTATTACGATTAATACAGCGCACGTGGAGTACGAGACTGCAAATCGTCACTATGCACACGTCGATTGCCCAGGACATGCTGACTACGTTAAGAACATGATTACTGGTGCCGCTCAGATGGACGGCGCTATTTTGGTTTGCTCTGCAGCTGACGGCCCAATGCCACAAACTCGTGAGCACATCCTCTTGGCACGCCAAGTTGGCGTTCCCTACATCATCGTATTTTTGAATAAGTGCGATATGGTGGATGATGCTGAGTTGTTAGAGTTAGTTGAGATGGAAGTTCGTGAGCTTTTGTCTAAGTATGACTTCCCAGGCGATGACACACCAATCGTGCAAGGTTCTGCTAAGTTAGCTTTAGAAGGCGACGAAGGCCCATTAGGTAAAGAAGCCATCATGAAGTTGGCTGATGCATTAGATACTTATATCCCAACTCCAGAGCGCGCTGTTGACGGTGCGTTCTTGATGCCAGTAGAGGACGTGTTCTCTATCTCCGGTCGCGGTACTGTTGTTACAGGCCGTATCGAGCGCGGTATCGTTAAGGTTGGTGAAGAGATTGAAATCATTGGTATCAAGCCAACCCTCAAGACAACTTGTACTGGTGTTGAAATGTTCCGCAAATTACTCGACCAAGGTCAAGCAGGCGATAACGTTGGTATCTTGTTACGCGGTACAAAACGTGAAGAAGTTGAGCGCGGCCAAGTATTGGCTAAGCCAGGTTCAATCACCCCACATACTCACTTTACAGCCGAGGTTTATATCTTGGGTAAAGACGAAGGTGGCCGTCATACACCATTCTTTAACAACTATCGTCCACAGTTTTACTTCCGTACTACGGACGTAACTGGTTCAATCGAGTTGCCAAAAGACAAAGAAATGGTCATGCCTGGTGATAACGTCACGATTACCGTCAAGCTCATCGCGCCAATCGCGATGGAAGAAGGTTTACGTTTTGCGATCCGTGAAGGTGGCCGTACTGTTGGCGCCGGTGTGGTTGCGAAGATTTTGGCTTAA